The Pan troglodytes isolate AG18354 chromosome 1, NHGRI_mPanTro3-v2.0_pri, whole genome shotgun sequence genome includes a region encoding these proteins:
- the C1H1orf115 gene encoding required for drug-induced death protein 1, translated as MKGGAGGARPPPERPVRSGANAIPGPTARGRCGPPNPPPRPGWGGGAGGDQRLVSLRSDLRQRGRDIMTVGARLRSKAESSLLRRGPRGRGRTEGDEEAAAILEHLEYADEAEAAAESGTSAADERGPGTRGARRVHFALLPERYEPLEEPAPSEQPRKRYRRKLKKYGKNVGKVIIKGCRYVVIGLQGFAAAYSAPFAVATSVVSFVR; from the exons ATGAAGGGCGGGGCTGGCGGAGCGCGCCCGCCGCCTGAGAGGCCAGTTCGGAGCGGAGCCAACGCCATCCCGGGCCCCACGGCCAGGGGGCGCTGCGGCCCCCCCAATCCCCCGCCCCGTCCGGGCTGGGGCGGAGGAGCGGGCGGGGACCAAAGGTTGGTGTCTTTGCGCTCGGACCTTCGCCAGAGGGGCCGGGACATCATGACGGTGGGAGCCAGGCTCCGAAGCAAGGCGGAGAGCAGCCTCCTGCGCCGCGGGCCCCGAGGGCGAGGGCGAACCGAGGGGGACGAGGAGGCGGCCGCCATCCTGGAGCACCTGGAGTACGCGGACGAGGCGGAGGCGGCGGCCGAGAGCGGGACGAGCGCGGCGGACGAGCGGGGCCCGGGGACCCGGGGCGCGCGGAGGGTGCACTTCGCCCTCCTGCCCGAGCGCTACGAGCCACTGGAGGAGCCGGCGCCGAGCGAGCAGCCCAGGAAGAGGTACCGGAGGAAGCTGAAGAAGTACGGCAAG AATGTTGGGAAGGTCATCATCAAAGGATGCCGCTATGTGGTCATCGGCCTGCAAGGCTTCGCTGCAGCCTACTCCGCCCCGTTTGCGGTAGCCACCAGCGTGGTATCCTTCGTGCGCTAA